A region of Panicum virgatum strain AP13 chromosome 8N, P.virgatum_v5, whole genome shotgun sequence DNA encodes the following proteins:
- the LOC120684888 gene encoding toMV resistance protein Tm-2(2)-like: MPSLYQDAAKLVGIDGPTQKLVDLLTREGVKKQKLRVVSIVGVGGLGKTTIANFVYERLQEQFECYAFVSVSLKPDMKQILSSILRQISKDKCTNAGEKDRDELLRSIQEFLVKKRYLIVIDDVWNTEAWEIINCALIDKNVGSRVIVTTRNMDVAKFSSMDGDVYELDPLSHKDSRRLLCKRIFNEDNGIHSDLEEVTMNILKKCGGIPLAIITIASMLASMPNRTKYEWYRVYNSMGSGLEKYKTLDNMRNILHLSYSDMPSYLKPCLLCLSLFPEDFDIPMLDTLGPSSSRSEGLLTGS, translated from the exons ATGCCATCTCTCTACCAAGATGCAGCAAAGCTCGTTGGCATTGATGGCCCAACACAAAAGCTTGTCGACTTGCTAACAAGAGAAGGTGTGAAAAAACAGAAGCTAAGGGTTGTCTCCATTGTTGGGGTGGGAGGCCTTGGCAAAACAACCATTGCCAATTTCGTGTATGAAAGATTACAGGAACAATTTGAGTGTTATGCTTTTGTGTCGGTTTCACTTAAACCAGACATGAAGCAGATTCTTAGCAGCATACTCCGGCAAATTAGTAAAGACAAGTGTACTAATGCTGGAGAAAAGGATCGGGATGAACTTCTAAGGAGCATCCAGGAATTCCTCGTCAAGAAGAG GTACCTCATTGTAATTGACGACGTATGGAATACGGAAGCATGGGAAATCATCAATTGTGCTCTTATAGACAAGAATGTTGGTAGCAGAGTTATTGTAACAACACGTAACATGGATGTGGCTAAATTCTCTTCAATGGATGGTGATGTGTATGAACTGGATCCTCTCTCACACAAGGACTCCAGAAGGCTTCTTTGTAAAAGGATATTTAACGAAGATAATGGAATTCATTCTGATCTGGAAGAGGTAACAATGAATATTTTGAAGAAGTGTGGAGGGATACCATTAGCTATCATTACTATTGCAAGTATGTTAGCTAGTATGCCCAACAGAACAAAGTACGAATGGTATCGTGTGTACAATTCCATGGGTTCTGGACTTGAAAAATACAAGACATTGGATAATATGAGAAATATATTACACCTTAGTTACAGTGACATGCCATCCTATCTAAAGCCTTGTTTACTGTGTCTAAGCTTGTTTCCAGAGGATTTCGATATTCCAATGTTAGATACTTTAGGACCATCTAGCAGTAGATCGGAGGGACTACTAACTGGTTCTTGA